The Amycolatopsis sp. NBC_01480 genome segment GCGGAGCTGTCGATGTAACGGTCCGCGCCGAGCTTCGCGGCCAGCTCCGCCTTGTCCGTGCCACGCGCGATGGCGGCAACGCGGTGGCCGAGCGCCTTCGCGTACTGGACGCCGAGATGGCCGAGCCCCCCGATTCCCTGCACCGCGACCAGCGAACCAGGACACGCGTCGATCTGGCCGAGCGCACTGTAAGTGGTCAGCCCGGCGCACAGCAGCGGGGCGGCGTCCACAGAGGACAGTCCCTCGGGCACCCGGGCGAGGCCGGACGTGCGTGCGTACGCGTATTCGGCGTACCCGCCGTCGACGTCGCTGCCGGTCTGCGGCTGATCGGCGCAGTTGACGAAGTCCCCTCGGCGACACTGCTCGCACTCGCCGCAGTGGCCGGCGAGGAAGCCGATGCCAACCCGCTCGCCCACCCGCCAGGCCCGTACCCCGGCGCCGACGGCGTCGATCACGCCGACGATCTCGTGCCCGGGTACCACGGGCTGCTCGGGGTGGGCCCGCAGCCCCTCGACACCGAGGACGTCGGAATGGCAGACGCCGCAGTACTCGACCTTGACCCGCACCTGACCGGGCAGCGGCTCGGCCAGCTCCCGTTCGACCAGCCGGAACTGGCGGGACCCGGTGACTTCGAAGGCTCGGTAAGTTGTCATGAATTGATATGACCGGTCGTCTTAGATCATGTCAAGGGGTTCCCACCGCCGGCAGGGCGGAAAAATCGCGGAACTCAGGGCAAGTCGAAGCCCAGTTCCTTCGCGGCGTTCTCCGGGGTCGGC includes the following:
- a CDS encoding alcohol dehydrogenase catalytic domain-containing protein, producing the protein MTTYRAFEVTGSRQFRLVERELAEPLPGQVRVKVEYCGVCHSDVLGVEGLRAHPEQPVVPGHEIVGVIDAVGAGVRAWRVGERVGIGFLAGHCGECEQCRRGDFVNCADQPQTGSDVDGGYAEYAYARTSGLARVPEGLSSVDAAPLLCAGLTTYSALGQIDACPGSLVAVQGIGGLGHLGVQYAKALGHRVAAIARGTDKAELAAKLGADRYIDSSAEDPGQALQALGGAAAIVATAASGASMSPLVAGLAPRGRLIVVGAAADPIEVQTSELIFGTRTVSGSLTGSSIENEDSLAFANARGIHPMTEVRPFAEAPQAYERMLSGQARFRVVLELGA